The following proteins are encoded in a genomic region of Blastopirellula marina:
- a CDS encoding ExbD/TolR family protein: MRLSKKRVQHTKGMDITPMIDIVFLLLIFFITVSQVSETNREKLELPELKGAEDQKKTSLVVNVRQDGQIVVAGNEIEVADVAFLVGEELESNGGDPGLVTVVVRIDQRATCEVPNALVKQLASQGISKVRLAVQVPK; this comes from the coding sequence ATGAGACTCTCCAAGAAACGAGTCCAGCATACGAAGGGGATGGATATCACTCCGATGATCGACATCGTCTTCCTGCTGCTCATCTTCTTCATTACCGTCAGTCAGGTCTCGGAAACCAATCGCGAGAAGCTGGAGCTGCCGGAACTGAAGGGAGCCGAAGACCAAAAGAAAACATCGCTAGTGGTGAACGTTCGCCAGGATGGGCAAATCGTTGTCGCTGGAAACGAGATTGAAGTCGCCGACGTCGCCTTCCTGGTGGGCGAGGAATTGGAATCCAACGGAGGTGATCCCGGCCTAGTGACGGTGGTTGTGCGAATCGACCAACGCGCGACATGTGAAGTTCCCAACGCTTTGGTCAAACAGTTGGCCAGCCAAGGAATCTCGAAGGTTCGCTTGGCTGTGCAAGTTCCGAAGTAA
- a CDS encoding MotA/TolQ/ExbB proton channel family protein, with product MRRKHTPMMGFISCLVLVMGLFAVQSWAQDTAPSPDTLSLDETGSTEVPRPDYEEKTVLDTLMDGGTVGVLIGLLSMVAIGFIVEHFLTIRKSVLMPEGVAYELEEMIAQGRVDEALELCKNPEYSSLLTYVVEAGLERFRGAEFGFAEYKAAVEEAGEDQTARLYRKTEVLGLIGSIAPMLGLTGTVLGMIRAFNTIAATGGTPKPEDLAGSIGQALVTTLLGLVVAIPAMVAYSYFGNRIDSLVAEVGKRVEQILTPLGRRR from the coding sequence ATGCGACGCAAACATACGCCCATGATGGGCTTTATTTCCTGCTTGGTCTTGGTGATGGGCCTCTTCGCGGTCCAATCTTGGGCTCAAGATACGGCTCCTTCCCCCGATACGCTATCGCTGGATGAAACTGGCAGCACGGAGGTCCCTCGACCTGATTACGAAGAGAAAACGGTCCTCGACACGCTGATGGATGGTGGCACCGTCGGTGTTTTAATCGGCTTACTGTCGATGGTCGCAATTGGGTTCATCGTCGAGCACTTCCTCACCATTCGCAAAAGTGTGTTGATGCCGGAAGGGGTCGCTTACGAACTGGAAGAGATGATCGCTCAAGGACGCGTCGATGAAGCACTCGAGTTGTGTAAGAACCCTGAGTATTCTTCGCTACTAACCTACGTTGTGGAAGCTGGGTTGGAACGATTCCGCGGTGCCGAGTTTGGGTTCGCGGAATACAAGGCAGCCGTTGAAGAAGCTGGTGAAGATCAAACCGCACGTCTCTACCGCAAGACAGAAGTCCTCGGTCTCATCGGCTCGATCGCTCCGATGCTCGGGTTAACCGGTACGGTGCTAGGTATGATCCGTGCGTTTAATACCATCGCCGCAACTGGGGGCACGCCGAAACCGGAAGATCTCGCTGGCTCGATCGGTCAGGCGCTGGTCACAACGCTGTTGGGTCTGGTGGTTGCGATTCCGGCCATGGTTGCCTACAGCTACTTCGGCAACCGAATTGATTCGCTCGTAGCTGAGGTTGGGAAACGGGTTGAACAAATCCTGACGCCACTAGGTCGTCGACGTTAA